The DNA sequence TCACGTAATCGAGTGTGGTGCCCAGGCGACCGGCGGTAATTACATGGGCGATTGGCGTGACGTGGACTTCGAAACTATCGGCTTTCCCGTAGTCGCTGTCGAACCCGACGGGGTGGCAGAAATCACGAAGCCGGACGGAACCGGCGGCAAGGTAACGCGAGGGACGATTGCAGAACAGCTCCTGTACGAAGTCGGCGATCCGGCGGCGTACACCGGTCCCGACGTAACCGCAGATTTTCAGCACGTCGAACTCGCAAACGTCGGTCCCGACCAAGTACGTATGACAGGCATAACTGGCAAACCGCCAACTGATACGTACAAAGCAAGTCTCCATTACAAGGACGGCTGGAGAGTCCGAGGCGCTCGTGTGTATGCGAGTCCGAATGCAGGAGAGAAAGCCCAACGGGCCATCGAATACATGAAACACATCCCTGAGAAGGCAGATATCGAATATCACCGGATGGAAGCTGAACGGATCGGGATGAACGCACTCCACGACGGAATGGCAGCAATGACGAACCCGGAGGAAGTCGTCGCCAGCGTTAGTATCGAGACACCGACCCGCCAGGACGCGCGTGAGTTCGCCTCGCGCACCATCGCGCTCGGCCTCGGCGGACCGCCGGCATCAGCGCCCCTCACCCCAGGTCGACCGAAACCACGACCGGTTTTTCGGTATCATCCCGTACTCGTTCCGAAATCCGAATTCGATCCGGAAACGGAGGTCGTGTCGGCGTGAAACTCGCCGACATCGCTCACGGTCGATCGGGTGATAAGGGTGACTGTGCTAACATCGGCATTGTCGCGTACGATGACGATGACTTCGCATTTCTCCGATCCTTCCTGACCGAAGAACTGGTAGCCGACGTATTCGAAACGTTCTTGCAGCATCCGGAGTCGTCTTCAGTCGACCGGTTTGTACTTCCCGAACTCGGAGGCCTGAACTTCGTGCTCTACGGCTCGCTGGACGGCGGAGCCAGCGAATCGCTCCGAACCGATGTCCAAGGAAAAACATTTGCTGCGATGCTATTGAGAGTAGATATAACTGAGCCGTACGCCACATTCGACGGATAATTGTTTCTAACCCCCCGAAATTCTGATTTGAATCCCAAAATACATCCTGAAACTACCGCAAGTTACAATTTTCTAAATTAATAATTACATATTTAATTTGTAAGGAATTCTCGTTGACTGAGTGAGACAGTGATGGGAAACACAAATGGCCTACCGGATACCACATAGCCACAGGCCTGAAAGAGACAATTCTACTGGATATTGGTATCTCTTACCAAAGCTTTATCGCCGATAAAACGTTGCTGTTTGCATATGTCACAAAAGACTCCGGACGAACCGCGGTCGATCAAGGCAATCCAGACAACCGGGAAAATAATAAACGCGCTAGAGAGCCAGAACGGAGCGGGTGTGACAGAACTTGCCAATCTTCTGAACGTTAGCAAAGGGACTATTCACACCCATCTAAACACACTGCGCCGAGATGGGTTCGTGACCAAGGACGAACAGACGTACTATCTCAGTCTCCAATTTCTAAAGCTCGGTGAGAGTGCGAGGCAACGGTACGACTTCTCCGACATCCTGTCTCGAGAGGTCGAAGAACTGGCTAACGATTTGGACGTCAGAGCGCAGGTGCTCGTCAGTGAAGGCGGGAAAGGTGTGTGCCTGTATGTCAGTTCGGGACCAAACGCAATGAAACAGTCGCTCACTACCGGTGAATTCGACCATCTCCACTACACCGCAGCCGGGAAGGCCATCTTGGCGCACTTACCGGAGGAAAGAGTTTCCGACATCCTCGACCAGCATGGGCTTCCCGCACCAACGGAGAACACGATTACCGATCGGGACAAATTGTTCGAAGATCTAGAGAAGACACGCCAACGCGGATACTCCGTCAATCGCGAAGAGAAAATCCCAGGCCTGGTCGGCATCGGAGTACCGTTCAGGAACAAGGATGGCTGTGTCCTCGCCTCCATCAGTGTCGCTGTTCCGTCGTCCGAAGTGACCGGCACGAATCGCGAAACAGAGATTGCAAACCGCGTCCGCCAGTGTAAAAACAAGGCAGAGGTCAATCTACGGCTCAGCAGCAGACGATAATTAGGCCAGCATCACCACCCAACGTTTTCACCCGTCAAATACCGCACCGATTCCGGCATTACCACGAGTCGAATCATCTGGCATGCTCAGGAAGAAAACTCAGATGCTACCTATGATGGGGAATGTTCTTCGCTCGGCGGTTCTGCACGCGCTGTGAGTGACAATTATCACGGTGTATTCCACAAGACGACCTGCTCTTCGACGACTGAACGCCTGTTACTGGCTAGTCAGATCTGACCTAGCGGTGAACTTAATCGATCCACTGCCACTCCTTACCCCCGTCGACGTCGATACAGGCCCCATTGACGAAGCTGGCTTCCTCAGATGCGAGAAACGTCACGACGTTCGCGATCTCTTCGGGTTCACAGATCCGGCCCTGGGGGAAAACGTCAGGGACTTGCTCTTCGACGTCCTCGATCGGGAGATCATACTGCTCGGCGACTGTCGCAGTGAATTCGTCCCACCGATCGGTTCGAACTGGCCCCGGATTCACGGCGTTGATCCGGACGTCCGCCCCGTACTGTTTCGCGATCGCGCGGGTGAAGACGATATCAGCCGCGTTGGTCATTCCACTGGTCAAAAAGTCCGGCTGCGGGTAAATACCACCGGTGCCGATGACGTTGACAATGGCGCCGTTGCTCTCGACGAGATGTGGGAGTGCTGCCTTCGTGCTCCGGACGTAGCCCATCAATTTCAGATCGATCGCCTGAGACCAATCATCCTCGCTCAGTTGCTCTAACTGGCCCGGAGGGGAACTACCTGCGTTGTTGACCAGGACGTCCAGCCGGCCGTAGTGATCGATCACGTCCGCGATGAACTGTTTCGGCCCTGCAACCGTGCTTAGATCGGCAGATATCGGGTGACAGGCGACGCACTCGTCCTCGATCTCGGCAGCGGCCTCCTCGAGGGCATCCGTCCTTCGAGCGCACAACGCGATGTCGGCGCCTGCTCGTGCAAAGCGCTCGGCTGTGGCTTTGCCGATCCCTTTGCTCCCACCCGTTATCGCGACGACACGTCCGTCTAATGCGTACGACATAGCGGATCCTCGCATGCGGTGATTGTAAATGTATGTAGATGTTACTGGTCTCACAAATGACGTAGATCATACGGCTGTTGGATGGGGATCAGCTTCGAACCGGTCGCCGTTTCGAATCATCCGGACGGCAGTTATTTACTGATTCCTTTCTAACGGTTGGGTATGTCCACATGGAGCGAAGTTACTCCTTTGGAGGACTTCCGCCAGATACTGACGAAGGACGGAACGCTGCAGAGAGAACCGCCAGACCTCGACGAAGAGATACTTCTTGAGGCCTATATCACGTTCATCAAGACCAGGAAATTCGACGAGAAGCGGATGCGGATGCAACGCCGTGGAGAGGTCCATCACGCGTCACGGACGCTCGGCGAGGAAGCGGTGGCGATCGGTTCGGCCATCGCGATGGAGCCCGACGACTGGTCGTTCCCGTCGTATCGCCAAACGGGCGCTCTTCTGTACTGGGGGGTGCCGATGGCGGGCATGTTCGCAGGGTCGCTGGGTGCCGAACCG is a window from the Natrinema halophilum genome containing:
- a CDS encoding AtuA-related protein, with translation MKLADIAHGRSGDKGDCANIGIVAYDDDDFAFLRSFLTEELVADVFETFLQHPESSSVDRFVLPELGGLNFVLYGSLDGGASESLRTDVQGKTFAAMLLRVDITEPYATFDG
- a CDS encoding acyclic terpene utilization AtuA family protein: MGKQMTVKIANASGFWGDNPDAPESMLENCTGLDYLTFDYLAEVTMTVLARQQESDPSLGYARDFPRLLADILPTALDDDVTIVANAGGLNPSACRDAILDIAAEQGLSVRIGTVSNDDFRDDIDSFDDLRHMITDEPLPSDADVTAANAYFGAYPIASALDDGADVVVTGRVIDAATVMGPLIHEYGWEPADHDELARGMIAGHVIECGAQATGGNYMGDWRDVDFETIGFPVVAVEPDGVAEITKPDGTGGKVTRGTIAEQLLYEVGDPAAYTGPDVTADFQHVELANVGPDQVRMTGITGKPPTDTYKASLHYKDGWRVRGARVYASPNAGEKAQRAIEYMKHIPEKADIEYHRMEAERIGMNALHDGMAAMTNPEEVVASVSIETPTRQDAREFASRTIALGLGGPPASAPLTPGRPKPRPVFRYHPVLVPKSEFDPETEVVSA
- a CDS encoding SDR family NAD(P)-dependent oxidoreductase, yielding MSYALDGRVVAITGGSKGIGKATAERFARAGADIALCARRTDALEEAAAEIEDECVACHPISADLSTVAGPKQFIADVIDHYGRLDVLVNNAGSSPPGQLEQLSEDDWSQAIDLKLMGYVRSTKAALPHLVESNGAIVNVIGTGGIYPQPDFLTSGMTNAADIVFTRAIAKQYGADVRINAVNPGPVRTDRWDEFTATVAEQYDLPIEDVEEQVPDVFPQGRICEPEEIANVVTFLASEEASFVNGACIDVDGGKEWQWID
- a CDS encoding IclR family transcriptional regulator, with amino-acid sequence MSQKTPDEPRSIKAIQTTGKIINALESQNGAGVTELANLLNVSKGTIHTHLNTLRRDGFVTKDEQTYYLSLQFLKLGESARQRYDFSDILSREVEELANDLDVRAQVLVSEGGKGVCLYVSSGPNAMKQSLTTGEFDHLHYTAAGKAILAHLPEERVSDILDQHGLPAPTENTITDRDKLFEDLEKTRQRGYSVNREEKIPGLVGIGVPFRNKDGCVLASISVAVPSSEVTGTNRETEIANRVRQCKNKAEVNLRLSSRR